One Halobaculum sp. CBA1158 DNA segment encodes these proteins:
- a CDS encoding RNase P subunit p30 family protein, whose product MSDPAPYEAAYAHPDGDATASRLARAAREYGYDGLVIRTREAEFDPGALRERYDVDVVPAVEVVADEPASASGAVGNFRPEYPLVLVRGGTDALNRFAVEQDRVDVLAAPLSGDGGFNHVLAKAAVEHGTRIEFDLGPALRASGGERVRALKGLRKLREIVAHYDAPYVVSARPASHLELRAVREVVALGSELGFDEGWIRRGLAEWGRIVARNRERRSAGFISPGVRVDECEEADR is encoded by the coding sequence GTGAGCGACCCGGCCCCTTACGAAGCGGCGTACGCGCATCCCGACGGCGACGCGACCGCCAGTCGGCTCGCACGGGCCGCACGCGAGTACGGGTACGACGGACTCGTGATCCGCACCCGCGAGGCGGAGTTCGACCCCGGGGCGCTCCGGGAGCGCTACGACGTGGACGTGGTGCCCGCCGTCGAGGTCGTCGCGGACGAACCCGCCTCGGCCAGCGGCGCGGTCGGCAACTTCCGGCCGGAGTACCCCCTCGTGCTCGTGCGCGGCGGGACTGACGCGCTCAACCGGTTCGCCGTCGAGCAGGACCGCGTCGACGTGCTCGCCGCGCCGCTGTCGGGCGACGGCGGCTTCAACCACGTGCTCGCGAAGGCGGCCGTCGAGCACGGCACTCGGATCGAGTTCGACCTCGGCCCGGCGCTTCGCGCGTCAGGGGGCGAGCGCGTCCGGGCGCTGAAGGGGCTCCGGAAGCTCCGCGAGATCGTCGCCCACTACGACGCGCCGTACGTCGTGAGCGCGCGTCCCGCCTCCCACCTCGAACTGCGCGCCGTGCGGGAGGTGGTCGCGCTCGGTTCCGAGTTGGGGTTCGACGAGGGGTGGATCCGACGGGGGCTCGCCGAGTGGGGACGGATCGTCGCGCGCAACCGCGAGCGTCGCTCCGCGGGGTTCATTTCCCCGGGCGTCCGAGTGGACGAGTGTGAAGAAGCCGATCGCTGA
- a CDS encoding class I SAM-dependent methyltransferase, translating to MKKPIAEHAERFSEAAASYDDEQNSEEYEACAGLVIRRAAPHRTDTVLDLGTGTGAIALALAEDADRVVGRDVSDGMLDRAREKATEQGVDTVEFGYGEFREPNYDGDAQIVTSNFALHHLGDDEKREAIETWAGLDGGGTPSRADPVGPRRIVLGDVMFFGEPDPEEPFYSPEVDDPATVGTLVDYFTAAGYAVTQVDRVHDQVGVITAERVVSGGRES from the coding sequence GTGAAGAAGCCGATCGCTGAGCACGCCGAGCGGTTCTCAGAGGCCGCGGCGTCGTACGACGACGAGCAGAACAGCGAGGAGTACGAGGCCTGCGCGGGACTCGTCATCCGACGAGCGGCTCCCCACCGGACGGACACCGTCCTCGATCTGGGGACGGGAACCGGGGCGATCGCCCTCGCGCTCGCCGAGGACGCCGACCGCGTCGTCGGTCGCGACGTGAGCGACGGGATGCTGGATCGGGCCCGGGAGAAGGCCACCGAGCAGGGCGTCGACACCGTCGAGTTCGGCTACGGCGAGTTCCGCGAGCCGAACTACGACGGCGACGCCCAGATCGTCACGTCGAACTTCGCGCTCCATCACCTCGGTGACGACGAGAAGCGCGAGGCGATCGAGACGTGGGCCGGCCTGGACGGCGGCGGGACGCCCAGCCGCGCCGACCCCGTCGGCCCCCGGCGGATCGTCCTCGGCGACGTGATGTTCTTCGGCGAGCCGGACCCCGAGGAGCCCTTCTACAGCCCCGAGGTCGACGATCCGGCGACCGTCGGCACGCTCGTCGACTACTTCACGGCCGCCGGCTACGCCGTGACGCAGGTGGACCGCGTCCACGACCAGGTCGGCGTGATCACCGCCGAGCGCGTCGTCTCCGGCGGTCGCGAGTCGTGA
- a CDS encoding Rpp14/Pop5 family protein: MKHLPKHLRPRWRYLAVGLEAWPDAGISRGPFQRAVWYAAQNLLGDSGSADADLTVVRFAFADGAGAAIVRVRHGEVDRGRAALACVDAVDGEPVGLRIRGVSGTIRAGEERYLGDAGGVGDESTVELADADAAGTGYRRRDGAVDVSTPSGFVGATDADVSQPGRSGPGDADSDDT; encoded by the coding sequence GTGAAACACCTGCCCAAGCACCTCCGACCGCGGTGGCGCTACCTCGCCGTCGGACTGGAGGCGTGGCCCGACGCCGGCATCTCGCGGGGGCCGTTCCAGCGGGCGGTGTGGTACGCCGCGCAGAACCTCCTGGGCGACTCCGGGAGCGCCGACGCCGACCTGACGGTCGTCCGGTTCGCGTTCGCCGACGGCGCGGGAGCGGCGATCGTCCGCGTGCGCCACGGCGAGGTCGACCGCGGGCGGGCGGCGCTGGCGTGCGTCGACGCGGTCGACGGCGAACCGGTCGGCCTCCGGATTCGCGGCGTCTCCGGGACGATACGGGCCGGTGAAGAAAGGTATTTAGGCGACGCGGGCGGAGTCGGTGACGAGAGCACCGTCGAACTCGCGGACGCGGACGCCGCCGGTACCGGCTACCGACGCCGGGACGGCGCGGTCGACGTGTCGACCCCGTCCGGATTCGTGGGCGCGACGGACGCGGACGTTTCACAACCGGGACGGTCCGGCCCGGGCGATGCGGACTCGGACGACACCTAA
- the psmA gene encoding archaeal proteasome endopeptidase complex subunit alpha: protein MQGQAQQQAYDRGITIFSPDGRLYQVEYAREAVKRGTASVGVRTEEGVVLAADKRSRSELMEPASVEKLHKIDDHVGIASAGHVADARQLIDFARRQAQVNRLRYGEEMGIETLTKTVTDHIQQYTQVGGARPFGVALIVGGIEDGEPRLFETDPSGTPYEWKALSIGANRADVRERLEEGYSDDLTIEEGIELALAALAESGDDEGLEPDGVGLATIDAADETYVDHDVASVESYLDEFGHLVDDEDDGDADGDDASDE from the coding sequence ATGCAGGGACAAGCCCAACAGCAGGCGTACGACCGGGGGATCACCATCTTCTCCCCGGACGGTCGCCTCTATCAGGTCGAGTACGCGCGAGAGGCGGTCAAACGAGGCACGGCGAGCGTCGGCGTGCGAACCGAGGAGGGCGTCGTGCTCGCCGCGGACAAGCGCTCGCGCTCGGAGCTGATGGAGCCCGCTTCCGTCGAGAAGCTGCACAAGATCGACGACCACGTCGGCATCGCAAGCGCCGGCCACGTCGCCGACGCCCGCCAGCTCATCGACTTCGCTCGCCGGCAGGCGCAGGTGAACCGGCTCCGCTACGGCGAGGAGATGGGCATCGAGACGCTGACGAAGACCGTCACCGACCACATCCAGCAGTACACCCAGGTCGGCGGCGCGCGCCCGTTCGGCGTCGCGCTCATCGTCGGCGGCATCGAGGACGGCGAGCCCCGCCTGTTCGAGACGGACCCCTCCGGGACGCCTTACGAGTGGAAGGCCCTCTCGATAGGCGCGAACCGGGCCGACGTGCGCGAACGCCTCGAGGAGGGGTACAGCGACGACCTCACGATCGAGGAGGGGATCGAACTCGCGCTCGCCGCGCTCGCGGAGTCCGGCGACGACGAGGGACTCGAACCCGACGGCGTCGGCCTCGCGACGATCGACGCCGCCGACGAGACGTACGTCGACCACGACGTCGCCTCCGTCGAGAGCTACCTCGACGAGTTCGGCCACCTCGTCGACGACGAGGACGACGGAGACGCCGACGGCGACGACGCGAGCGACGAGTAA
- a CDS encoding glucose 1-dehydrogenase has protein sequence MKAIAVRRGDDSPVLIEKPRPVPADGEALVRTLRVGVDGTDHEVIAGSHGGFPDGADHMVLGHEAVGVVEDPNGTALSPGDVVVPTVRRRPNGSNEYFARGEPDMAPSGEYHERGIEGAHGFMAEYFTSPAEHLVECPPELTDLGFLVEPASITEKAMEHARASRSAFEWSPESALVLGNGSLGLLTVAMLSDSFERLYCLGRRDRPDPTIDVIEALGATYVDSRETPVDDVAEAHEPADLVYEATGFAPHAFEAVEALAPNGVAALLGVPGDWEFELNGGAIHRELVLHNKALVGSVNSNVRHFERGVESIAALPDWFTDDLVTGVYGLDEFERAFDDDDTTIKTAVELSAR, from the coding sequence ATGAAGGCTATCGCAGTTCGTCGGGGCGACGACTCCCCGGTTCTCATCGAGAAGCCGCGGCCGGTGCCGGCCGACGGCGAGGCGCTGGTGCGAACGCTCAGGGTCGGCGTCGACGGGACCGACCACGAGGTGATCGCGGGGAGTCACGGCGGGTTTCCGGACGGCGCGGACCACATGGTGCTCGGGCACGAGGCGGTCGGCGTCGTCGAGGACCCCAACGGGACGGCGCTATCGCCGGGTGACGTGGTGGTGCCGACGGTACGACGGCGACCGAACGGGTCGAACGAGTACTTCGCTCGCGGCGAGCCCGACATGGCACCTTCGGGGGAGTACCACGAGCGCGGGATCGAGGGCGCACACGGGTTCATGGCGGAGTACTTCACGAGCCCGGCCGAACACCTCGTCGAGTGTCCGCCGGAACTCACGGACCTGGGGTTCCTCGTCGAGCCGGCGTCGATCACCGAGAAGGCGATGGAGCACGCGCGGGCGAGTCGGTCGGCCTTCGAGTGGTCGCCCGAGTCGGCGTTGGTGCTGGGCAACGGGAGCCTGGGTCTGCTGACGGTCGCGATGCTTTCCGACTCCTTCGAGCGACTGTACTGCCTCGGGCGACGCGACCGACCTGACCCGACGATCGACGTGATCGAGGCCCTGGGCGCGACGTACGTCGACTCCCGCGAGACGCCCGTCGACGATGTCGCCGAGGCGCACGAGCCGGCGGACCTCGTCTACGAGGCGACCGGGTTCGCCCCCCACGCCTTCGAGGCGGTGGAGGCGCTCGCGCCGAACGGCGTCGCCGCCCTGCTGGGCGTCCCCGGCGACTGGGAGTTCGAACTGAACGGCGGCGCGATCCACCGGGAACTCGTCCTCCACAACAAGGCGCTGGTCGGCTCGGTGAACTCCAACGTCCGCCACTTCGAACGCGGCGTCGAGTCGATCGCGGCGCTGCCGGACTGGTTCACCGACGACCTCGTGACGGGCGTGTACGGACTCGACGAGTTCGAGCGAGCGTTCGACGACGACGACACCACTATCAAGACGGCGGTGGAACTCAGCGCACGATGA
- the gfcR gene encoding transcriptional regulator GfcR, producing the protein MKNVDDLIDEAAELAGRGLSKGEIADELNVSRETASWLVDRSGAQPAGADDGDDGDGGDRGGPAGPQDIHVDWSTVGRDSTRLTHVGSAMADLLAKEGEAVDLTVGIEKAGTPLATTIARELDTDLAAYAPAKHQWDEGDLDQTGGGFSRNFATIRGRECYVVDDTVTSGTTLTETVEAVKAEGGQPRACVVIVDKQGLDEVDGVPVYSLINVVGVGRD; encoded by the coding sequence ATGAAGAACGTCGACGACCTCATCGACGAGGCGGCGGAGTTGGCCGGGCGCGGGCTCTCGAAGGGAGAGATCGCCGACGAGTTGAACGTCTCTCGCGAGACCGCCTCCTGGCTGGTCGACCGCTCGGGCGCACAGCCCGCCGGTGCCGACGACGGCGACGACGGCGACGGCGGCGATAGGGGCGGTCCGGCGGGTCCCCAGGACATCCACGTCGACTGGTCCACGGTCGGACGCGACTCCACGCGACTCACCCACGTCGGGAGCGCGATGGCCGACCTGCTCGCCAAGGAGGGCGAGGCGGTCGACCTCACCGTCGGCATCGAGAAGGCCGGCACGCCGCTGGCGACGACGATCGCCCGCGAACTCGACACGGATCTCGCGGCGTACGCCCCCGCGAAACACCAGTGGGACGAGGGCGACCTCGACCAGACCGGCGGCGGCTTCTCGCGAAACTTCGCGACGATCCGCGGCCGCGAGTGCTACGTCGTCGACGACACCGTCACGTCCGGCACGACGCTCACCGAGACCGTCGAGGCCGTCAAGGCCGAGGGCGGTCAGCCCCGCGCGTGCGTCGTCATCGTCGACAAGCAGGGACTCGACGAGGTCGACGGGGTCCCCGTCTACTCGCTGATCAACGTCGTCGGCGTCGGTCGGGACTGA
- a CDS encoding glutaredoxin domain-containing protein encodes MAFQSESELTAEEATERVEEVLADNDVVLFMKGNRLMPQCGYSKRALGLISEHVEEFETVDVLPALPEYRAALEETSGWETIPQTFVDGEFVGGSDVLAELDERGELAETLGVDE; translated from the coding sequence ATGGCATTCCAATCCGAAAGCGAACTGACGGCCGAGGAGGCCACAGAGCGCGTCGAGGAAGTCCTCGCCGACAACGACGTGGTGCTGTTCATGAAGGGCAACCGGCTGATGCCCCAGTGCGGCTACTCGAAGCGCGCGCTCGGCCTCATTTCCGAGCACGTCGAGGAGTTCGAGACGGTCGACGTGCTCCCCGCGCTCCCCGAGTACCGCGCGGCGCTGGAGGAGACGAGCGGCTGGGAGACCATTCCGCAGACGTTCGTCGACGGCGAGTTCGTCGGGGGGAGCGACGTGCTCGCGGAACTGGACGAGCGTGGCGAGTTAGCCGAGACCCTCGGCGTCGACGAGTAG
- a CDS encoding phosphoadenosine phosphosulfate reductase family protein, whose protein sequence is MADSQQQFPEYLDVDYTDGEGESPADYPSIEHKLEKALEVVETGLREYDNPAVMWTGGKDSTLTLYFVKEVVEQHDELELPTTVFIDHYQHFDELMDFVEHWADEWDLEVKWARNTDVGEYVDENGLEPGDDIPVEALSEHNQHHIRDILEYEEDTFPFLLDTYVGNHLLKTVALNDTLESEDIDGIISGIRWDEQEARADETFFSPRHDPDIYPPHDRIQPILQFEEADVWDAFWYFVVPETVEGYPEDGYVPQGFDDLPEGIEIEDIPVSPKYFAGFRSLGSEISTDKSAEEPAWLQDMENTTERAGRAQDKEDLMERLRDLGYM, encoded by the coding sequence ATGGCCGACTCACAGCAGCAGTTCCCGGAGTATCTGGACGTGGATTACACCGACGGCGAGGGAGAGTCGCCGGCCGACTACCCGAGCATCGAGCACAAGCTCGAGAAGGCGCTGGAGGTCGTCGAGACGGGGCTGCGCGAGTACGACAACCCCGCGGTGATGTGGACCGGCGGGAAGGACTCGACGCTCACGCTGTACTTCGTGAAGGAGGTCGTCGAGCAGCACGACGAACTGGAACTGCCGACCACCGTCTTCATCGACCACTACCAGCACTTCGACGAGCTGATGGACTTCGTCGAACACTGGGCCGACGAGTGGGACCTCGAGGTCAAGTGGGCACGCAACACCGACGTCGGCGAGTACGTCGACGAGAACGGCCTGGAGCCGGGCGACGACATCCCGGTCGAGGCGCTCTCAGAGCACAACCAGCACCACATCCGGGACATCCTGGAGTACGAGGAGGACACCTTCCCGTTCCTGCTGGACACGTACGTCGGTAACCACCTGCTGAAGACGGTCGCGCTCAACGACACCCTCGAGAGCGAGGACATCGACGGCATCATCTCCGGCATCCGGTGGGACGAGCAGGAGGCCCGCGCCGACGAGACGTTCTTCTCGCCGCGCCACGACCCCGACATCTACCCGCCCCACGACCGGATCCAGCCGATCCTGCAGTTCGAGGAGGCCGACGTGTGGGACGCCTTCTGGTACTTTGTCGTGCCCGAAACCGTCGAGGGCTACCCCGAGGACGGCTACGTTCCCCAGGGGTTCGACGACCTGCCGGAGGGCATCGAGATCGAGGACATCCCGGTGTCGCCGAAGTACTTCGCGGGCTTCCGCTCGCTGGGCTCGGAGATCTCGACGGACAAGTCCGCCGAGGAGCCCGCCTGGCTGCAGGACATGGAGAACACGACCGAGCGCGCCGGCCGCGCCCAGGACAAGGAGGACCTGATGGAGCGCCTCCGCGACCTGGGCTACATGTGA
- a CDS encoding diphthine--ammonia ligase, producing the protein MNDDAESDPTDTADATPDGAYVGLFSGGKDSSWAVYRALERGLPVERLLTVHPAGDSYMYHVPETRLAALAAESIGVPLVEVEPDDFDAAETTDSGAQGDSELEPMEAALSDLADEIDLAGVTAGAVESEFQTSRIEAMCDRLGIELFAPLWQRDPRTLAEEMLEAGFDITILQVAAAGLDESWLGRTLDGDALAELSDLHEEYGVHLLGEGGEFETFVTDGPHMDRPVELEYDTEWEGTRGRIRVTEARLGE; encoded by the coding sequence ATGAACGACGACGCCGAGTCCGACCCGACCGACACCGCGGACGCGACCCCCGACGGCGCGTACGTCGGGCTGTTCTCCGGCGGCAAGGACTCCTCGTGGGCGGTGTACAGGGCACTAGAACGCGGGCTCCCGGTCGAGCGACTGCTGACGGTCCACCCCGCGGGCGACTCGTACATGTATCACGTCCCCGAGACGCGCCTCGCGGCGCTTGCGGCCGAGAGCATCGGCGTCCCGCTGGTGGAGGTCGAACCAGACGACTTCGACGCCGCCGAGACGACGGACTCGGGCGCGCAGGGCGACAGCGAACTGGAGCCGATGGAGGCGGCGCTGTCGGATCTGGCCGACGAGATCGACCTGGCGGGCGTCACCGCCGGCGCGGTCGAGTCGGAGTTCCAGACGAGTCGGATCGAGGCCATGTGCGACCGACTCGGGATCGAGCTGTTCGCGCCCCTGTGGCAGCGCGATCCGCGGACGCTCGCCGAGGAGATGCTCGAAGCGGGCTTCGATATCACGATCCTCCAGGTCGCGGCCGCGGGACTTGACGAGTCGTGGCTCGGGCGGACGCTCGACGGCGACGCGCTCGCGGAGCTCTCGGACTTGCACGAGGAATACGGCGTTCACCTGCTCGGCGAGGGCGGCGAGTTCGAGACGTTCGTCACCGACGGGCCGCACATGGATCGACCGGTCGAGTTGGAGTACGACACGGAGTGGGAGGGGACTCGCGGCCGGATCCGGGTGACGGAAGCGAGACTCGGCGAATGA
- a CDS encoding NDP-sugar synthase, protein MKAVVLAGGYATRLWPITRNRPKMFLPVGDGTVIDEIFADLEADDRVDEVFVSTNERFAGEFESYLADSSFEKPTVSVEDTTAESEKFGVVGALAQLIEREGVDDDLIVVAGDNLISFDVGEFVDFFEAKGTPALAAYDVGSRERAKSYGLVELDGDRVVDFQEKPDDPNSTLVSIACYAFPQETLPDFEEYLSDGNNPDEPGWFIQWLQSRQPVHAFTFDGAWFDIGTPESYLDAVEWYLDGEAVVHPDATVENSDLGESVYVLPGAEIVDSSIDRSVVFANATIRDADMRRSIVDEEVVVDGLDLSGALVGAHSRLTNDE, encoded by the coding sequence ATGAAGGCAGTCGTCCTCGCGGGTGGATACGCGACGAGACTCTGGCCGATCACGCGCAACCGACCCAAGATGTTCCTGCCGGTCGGCGACGGGACCGTCATCGACGAGATATTCGCGGACCTGGAGGCCGACGACCGGGTCGACGAGGTGTTCGTCTCCACGAACGAGCGCTTCGCCGGGGAGTTCGAGTCGTACCTCGCCGACTCGTCGTTCGAGAAACCGACCGTCTCCGTGGAGGACACGACCGCCGAGTCGGAGAAGTTCGGCGTCGTCGGCGCGCTCGCCCAACTCATCGAGCGCGAGGGCGTCGACGACGACCTGATCGTCGTCGCCGGCGACAACCTCATTTCCTTCGACGTGGGCGAGTTCGTCGACTTCTTCGAGGCGAAGGGGACGCCGGCGCTGGCCGCCTACGACGTGGGGTCGCGCGAGCGCGCGAAGAGTTACGGACTGGTGGAGTTAGACGGGGACCGCGTCGTCGACTTCCAGGAGAAGCCCGACGACCCGAACAGCACGCTGGTCTCCATCGCCTGCTACGCGTTCCCGCAGGAGACGTTGCCCGACTTCGAGGAGTACCTCTCCGACGGCAACAACCCCGACGAGCCCGGGTGGTTCATCCAGTGGCTCCAGTCGCGCCAGCCCGTCCACGCGTTCACCTTCGACGGCGCGTGGTTCGACATCGGCACCCCCGAGAGCTACCTCGACGCCGTGGAGTGGTACCTCGACGGCGAGGCCGTCGTCCACCCGGACGCGACCGTCGAGAACAGCGACCTGGGAGAGAGCGTGTACGTGCTTCCGGGGGCCGAGATCGTCGACTCCTCGATCGACCGCTCGGTCGTGTTCGCGAACGCGACGATCCGTGACGCCGACATGCGTCGCAGTATCGTCGACGAGGAGGTCGTCGTCGACGGTCTCGACCTCTCGGGCGCGCTGGTCGGCGCACACTCCCGACTCACCAACGACGAGTAG
- a CDS encoding transcriptional regulator — MPERTTRERIADALRAQPRDASALAAEFDVTRAAVYDHIEHVSRSVPEGQQLLVAPPECRDCGFDGFDDRINTPSRCPKCKGENVEEPTFVIEA, encoded by the coding sequence ATGCCGGAGCGAACGACCCGCGAGCGGATCGCCGACGCCCTCCGCGCGCAGCCACGCGACGCGAGCGCGCTCGCCGCCGAATTCGACGTGACGCGCGCCGCCGTGTACGACCACATCGAGCACGTCTCGCGGTCGGTCCCCGAGGGCCAGCAACTCCTCGTCGCGCCCCCGGAGTGTCGCGACTGCGGCTTCGACGGGTTCGACGACCGGATCAACACTCCATCACGGTGTCCCAAGTGCAAGGGCGAGAACGTCGAGGAACCGACGTTCGTGATCGAGGCGTAA
- a CDS encoding type 1 glutamine amidotransferase domain-containing protein → MSHPTALFIISEEGYWAEECIEPLTTLDSAGVDVTAATPSGSPPVVDDRSLDPEDVGEETVERYREIHESDDRLRDPEPLAAVDAGDYDAVVFPGGHGTEWDVNQDGHARAALREAVEGDDGVALVVCHAVGILAFARDSDGGFLVAGRDVTGFPNEWEEGIVDDHDRIDGRKLPYWVEDEVVAAGGNFDAELDADTSVTVDGDLITARGPGSSSAAAATLLEELGIEVPA, encoded by the coding sequence ATGAGTCATCCGACCGCGCTATTCATTATCAGCGAGGAGGGGTACTGGGCGGAGGAGTGTATCGAGCCGCTCACGACGCTCGATTCGGCGGGTGTCGACGTGACGGCCGCGACGCCGTCCGGGTCGCCGCCGGTCGTGGACGACCGCTCGCTCGATCCCGAGGACGTGGGCGAGGAGACGGTCGAGCGCTATCGCGAGATCCACGAGAGCGACGATCGACTGCGTGATCCGGAGCCGCTGGCCGCGGTCGACGCCGGCGACTACGACGCCGTCGTGTTCCCCGGCGGCCACGGCACCGAGTGGGACGTGAATCAGGACGGCCACGCTCGGGCGGCCCTCCGGGAGGCCGTCGAGGGCGACGACGGCGTCGCGCTGGTCGTCTGCCACGCCGTCGGAATCCTCGCGTTCGCCCGCGACTCGGACGGCGGGTTCCTCGTCGCCGGTCGCGACGTGACCGGCTTCCCGAACGAGTGGGAGGAGGGGATCGTCGACGATCACGACCGGATCGACGGTCGCAAGCTCCCCTACTGGGTGGAGGACGAGGTCGTCGCCGCCGGCGGGAACTTCGACGCCGAACTCGACGCCGACACGTCGGTCACGGTCGACGGCGACCTGATCACCGCTCGGGGTCCCGGATCGTCGTCGGCCGCCGCCGCGACGCTCCTCGAGGAACTGGGAATCGAGGTTCCGGCCTGA
- a CDS encoding ABC transporter substrate-binding protein, whose translation MSDNQSGSSRRRFLQGTGVAAVSAGLAGCSGNGGDETETTESTPTEDETPTEAPADSEEIPTGGIFNFGMGTSPNTLNAMASSSAYVGAVTDRIYESGAAIDPVNFEMHPNVFTDWESEVLDETGEDDRPNVEIRFNVRTDGLTWNDGEEFTVGDVVFSYNYLLEQQPGGYAASLNAIESVEEADGDWDCLMTLNQPNGTFAYDQFGLPIFPEHRWADVDDYNEYEPGDTDFGPVGLGAGVVTQYDPDTAVEVSFEEREGEYNLSDLEWREEVNGIIPGGPFVDAVRYRIYSSQSALHQALFEGDIDTLYGGLRTSRIQDGIDNENIDVLDGFDTGYGHYSFNLRREPLDDLPFRQVLGFAFDDVYYTQQLQRGYAQEGDFVMPPGYTAVRPETGTDQELLEGPSAQAFTFRQASPSVPDVEGVREFLTEGQVITGEEGTFVGQEYPGSLTGVTASQTEPKHDYSFGSVESEVLLNADEEVDQEIRVNGELLTEIHDGPLTMLLSPAQEAPQSAQMVSDWISSLRQIGIPINREVVSFNTRVTRAYGEESYDAFSMGWVNLSPFATNTLYSLFHSDNADDHSVVETEGDDENTSTLLNNAMGYGLFDDAGADDLIDEARTTLDPEERNDLSRQAVEKIYLDFPTMVADYSLTKWPIRNRFSGAIGDIPGPGSTYLGTQINQVYLDE comes from the coding sequence ATGTCCGATAACCAATCCGGCTCCAGTCGCCGTCGGTTCCTCCAGGGCACCGGCGTCGCGGCCGTCTCCGCCGGCCTGGCAGGTTGTTCAGGCAACGGCGGCGACGAGACGGAGACGACCGAATCGACCCCCACCGAAGACGAGACCCCCACCGAAGCGCCAGCCGACTCCGAGGAGATCCCGACCGGCGGGATCTTCAACTTCGGGATGGGTACCTCCCCGAACACGCTGAACGCCATGGCGAGTTCCTCGGCGTACGTGGGCGCCGTCACGGACCGCATCTACGAGTCCGGGGCGGCGATCGACCCGGTCAACTTCGAGATGCACCCCAACGTCTTCACGGACTGGGAGTCCGAGGTGCTCGACGAGACCGGGGAGGACGACCGGCCGAACGTCGAGATCCGCTTCAACGTCCGCACGGACGGCCTCACCTGGAACGACGGAGAGGAGTTCACCGTGGGCGACGTGGTCTTCTCGTACAACTACCTGCTGGAGCAGCAGCCCGGCGGCTACGCGGCGTCCCTCAACGCGATCGAGAGCGTGGAGGAGGCCGACGGCGACTGGGACTGTCTGATGACGCTGAACCAGCCGAACGGCACGTTCGCGTACGACCAGTTCGGCCTCCCGATCTTCCCCGAACACCGCTGGGCGGACGTGGACGACTACAACGAGTACGAGCCCGGCGACACCGACTTCGGTCCCGTGGGTCTCGGTGCGGGCGTCGTCACGCAGTACGACCCCGACACGGCCGTCGAGGTGTCGTTCGAGGAGCGCGAGGGCGAGTACAATCTCTCGGACCTCGAGTGGCGCGAGGAGGTCAACGGCATCATCCCCGGCGGGCCGTTCGTCGACGCGGTTCGGTACCGGATCTACTCCTCGCAGTCCGCGCTGCACCAGGCGCTGTTCGAGGGCGACATCGACACCCTGTACGGCGGCCTCCGGACCTCCCGGATCCAGGACGGCATCGACAACGAGAACATCGACGTGCTCGACGGCTTCGACACCGGGTACGGTCACTACTCGTTCAACCTCCGCCGCGAGCCGCTCGACGACCTGCCGTTCCGGCAGGTGCTCGGGTTCGCCTTCGACGACGTCTACTACACGCAGCAGCTCCAGCGCGGCTACGCCCAGGAGGGCGACTTCGTCATGCCGCCCGGCTACACCGCGGTTCGGCCGGAGACGGGCACCGACCAGGAACTTCTGGAGGGCCCGTCGGCGCAGGCGTTCACCTTCCGCCAGGCCAGCCCGAGCGTTCCGGACGTGGAGGGGGTCCGCGAGTTCCTCACCGAGGGGCAGGTCATCACCGGCGAGGAGGGAACCTTCGTCGGGCAGGAGTACCCCGGCAGCCTGACCGGCGTCACCGCCAGTCAGACGGAGCCCAAGCACGACTACAGCTTCGGTTCCGTCGAGTCCGAGGTGCTGCTCAACGCCGACGAGGAGGTCGACCAGGAGATCCGCGTCAACGGCGAGCTGCTCACCGAGATCCACGACGGACCGCTCACGATGTTGCTGTCGCCCGCTCAGGAGGCACCCCAGTCCGCACAGATGGTCAGCGACTGGATCTCCTCGCTGCGGCAGATCGGCATCCCGATCAACCGCGAGGTCGTCTCGTTCAACACCCGCGTCACGCGGGCGTACGGCGAGGAGAGCTACGACGCGTTCTCCATGGGATGGGTCAACCTCTCGCCGTTCGCGACGAACACGCTGTACAGCCTGTTCCACTCTGACAACGCCGACGACCACTCGGTCGTTGAGACCGAGGGCGACGACGAGAACACCTCCACGCTCCTCAACAACGCGATGGGGTACGGGCTGTTCGACGACGCCGGAGCCGACGACCTCATCGACGAGGCGCGGACGACGCTC